The DNA region AATTAACGTCAAAAACACTAATAAAAACCAATGGGATACTCTCAAAATTTTCTGCAATGGCGAATTAACAATAATATTGAATCCGATTAAGGAAACTAAGACCCAAAGGAGTTGACGCTTAAAGTAGTACAATCCATCTTCATGACGGGCATCAGCGACAGGATAGGATGCTGAAAATAGCATGATTAAGCCGACGAACAGCCAAATCAACGTTAACCAGCGCAACAGCCGCGCTTCTAATGCCCAGTTGGAAACTGAACTATCAAAAATAGGAATCAGGCGGCGTAGATTCACGAGTAGTACAGGTAAAAAGTTAGAAATTAGGAGTTGTTAGAAATAAAACTCATAAATCATAACTTATAACTCATAAATAGACTTCACAACCATAAATTTTAGAGTTGTTAACTTCAGTACACCGCTAATTCAATATTTTTGACAAATTGCGTTGACAAAGGCCACGCTTCTCTACAAGACGCTGGGCGTAGCAATATCCCCGTCGGGGTATTTATAGTAGTCATTTATTGTTATCAATTTATGGTATTCTGATTAATTATGCACTGTTTCAATCAGACATCCTCTAAAAAGTCATAGCTCTTAGAGTATTTTGCATTTTTCAACACCAGGTTTGCACAACATGACCCTTCAACTGTTGTCCTAGCCAAGGTGTATTTTGTGAAAGTGTATAAAGATTTTTCCGTTCGACTTTCCAGGTTTGCTGGGGATCAAATAAAGTAAGTTCTGCTGGTTGATGAGGTAGAATCGCACTAACTTTTTGCCCCAAACACTCTGCTGGACTAGTACTCAATGCCCGCCATAATTCTAAAGCTGTAAATTCTTCAGTTTCAACGAGATATTGCCACAGCAAAGGTAATGCTAACTCTAAACCAATTGCCCCTGGAGGTGCTTCGGCAAAGGCTTGGACTTTTTCTTCGTAGCTGTAGGGTGTGTGATCAATAGCGATCGCATCTATCACACCTGCACGCACTCCTGCGCGTAACGTTGCCACATCACTAGAATTTCCTAACGGTGGGTCTAAATGCAAGCTAGTGTTATAACTCTTAATCGCTTTTGTATCAAGTAAAAGATGCATCCAGGTGGTGCTGGCGGTGATGGGTAAACCAGCAGCCTTAGCTGAAGCAATGAGTTCCACGCTGCGAGATGTAGAAACGCGCATAATATGGACTGGTGTACCTATAGTTGCAACCAATTCAACTATTGCAGCGATCGCAGTAGTTTCGGCGCTGGCGGGTATTGGGGGTAAACCGAAACGCAGAGCATCTGCTCCTTCTCTCATTACACCATTTGCTGATAACTGGCGATCGCTAGGCCAAAATGCTACTGGTTTACCCAACGGCTGGACATACTCTAACACTCGCCGCACCAGCGCCAAATTCTCTAAAGGCTTACCATCGCTAAAACCAACAACTCCAGCAGACGCTAAATCTGCCAATTCCGTCATTTGCTTGCCAGCAACATCTAGGGTGATAGCACCCCAGATATGAAGCAGGGGGAGAGGAGAGGCAGGGGGAGCAGGGGAGGCAGGGGAGGTAGAGGGAGCTGAATTAATTTTTTCGCTCTCTTTCATTTTCCAGTGTCTCTTTTGCTGCAACTGTGCCACAAGTGCAGGGTTATCAATAGCTGGGGATGTATTGGGTAAGATACTAATTCTAGTAAAGCCGCCAGCAGTAGCAGATTGTAAGAGAGACAACAAGGTTTCTCGTTCTTCAAATCCTGGTTCACCGGAATGGCTGTACAAATCCACTAACCCCGGCCCGATAACTAATCCCCGACAATCTCTAATTGGAGTATCGGGGCTAATATCAGTAATGTGCGAAGCC from Nostoc commune NIES-4072 includes:
- a CDS encoding dihydroorotase produces the protein MIELLQKVRVIDPVSKIDELFDVLIADGYIQEVASHITDISPDTPIRDCRGLVIGPGLVDLYSHSGEPGFEERETLLSLLQSATAGGFTRISILPNTSPAIDNPALVAQLQQKRHWKMKESEKINSAPSTSPASPAPPASPLPLLHIWGAITLDVAGKQMTELADLASAGVVGFSDGKPLENLALVRRVLEYVQPLGKPVAFWPSDRQLSANGVMREGADALRFGLPPIPASAETTAIAAIVELVATIGTPVHIMRVSTSRSVELIASAKAAGLPITASTTWMHLLLDTKAIKSYNTSLHLDPPLGNSSDVATLRAGVRAGVIDAIAIDHTPYSYEEKVQAFAEAPPGAIGLELALPLLWQYLVETEEFTALELWRALSTSPAECLGQKVSAILPHQPAELTLFDPQQTWKVERKNLYTLSQNTPWLGQQLKGHVVQTWC